AATCGAGGCCAGAATTGAAGAGCTGGAGAAGCTTCTGAAAAATGCCGAGGTTGTAGTTGAAGAAGAAATCGACCTGGATAAAATTAATATTGGCTGTAAAGTAAAAGTGTTTGATTTTGAATTTGACGAGGAAATGGAATTCTTTATTGTAGGTTCCACAGAGGCAAACAGCCTTCAGAATAAGATTTCCAACGAATCTCCAGTAGGTCAGGCCCTGATCGGCAAAAAAGCAGGGGATGTAGTGGATGTGGAGACTCAGATGGGAACCATCCAGTACAAAATTCTGGAAATTCAGAGAGTATAAAATAAAGATTATAATACAGAAGGAGTGGAAAACGTGGCAGGAGAGCAGAAGCAGACTGTTGCACAGGAACAGGATTTAAACCATTTATTAAAAGTGCGCAGGGAGAAGCTGGCTGAGTTGCAGGCAGCTGGAAAGGACCCTTTTCAGATTACTAAATATGATGTAACAGCGCACAGTGCGGATATAAGGGAGCAGTACAGCCAGTGGGAAGGAAAGGAAGTTTCCATTGCAGGACGTATGATGTCCAAGCGTGTGATGGGAAAGGCCTCCTTCTGCAACATTCAGGATTTAAAGGGAAATATCCAGTCATATGTTGCCAGAGACAGTATTGGCGAAGAAGAATACAAAGAATTTAAGAAAATGGATATTGGCGATATTGTAGGATTAAAGGGAACTGTATTTACTACAAAAACAGGCGAAATCTCTATCCATGCCACATCTGTAGTTCTGCTGTCAAAAAGTCTTCAGATTCTGCCGGAGAAGTTCCACGGACTGACTAACACAGATATTCGTTACCGCCAAAGATATGTGGATTTGATTATGAATGCAGATGTAAAGGAAACCTTTATTAAGCGTTCTAAAATTATTTCCAGCATCAGAAGCTATCTGGGCAGCCAGGGATTTATGGAGGTGGAAACACCTATGCTGGTTGCTAATGCAGGAGGCGCTGCGGCAAGACCATTTGAAACTCATTTTAATGCTTTAGATGAAGACTTAAAAATGAGAATTTCTTTGGAGCTGTACTTAAAGAGGCTGATAGTAGGAGGCCTGGAAAAGGTTTACGAAATCGGCCGTGTGTTCAGAAACGAAGGACTGGACACAAGACATAACCCGGAATTTACTCTTATGGAGTTATATCAGGCTTACACTGACTACAACGGTATGATGGACTTAACAGAAAATCTGTACCGCCATGTGGCCAAAGAGGTGTTAGGCACTACAAAGATTGTTTATAACGGCATTGAAATGGATTTAGGCAAGCCATTTGAGCGCATCACCATGGTAGATGCAGTAAAGAAATATGCAGGCGTTGATTTTAACCAGATAAAGACAGAGGAAGAGGCCAAGGCCCTGGCAAAGGAAAAGGGAATTCAGTTTGAGGACAGACATAAAAAGGGCGACATTCTTAACTTATTCTTTGAAGAATATGCAGAAGAGCATCTGCTTCAACCTACTTTTGTTATGGATCACCCTGTGGAGATTTCTCCTCTTACAAAGAAAAAACCAGAGAACCCAGAATACACAGAGCGTTTTGAGTTCTTTATGAACGGCTGGGAGATGGCCAACGCATACTCTGAGTTAAACGATCCTATTGACCAGAGAGAGCGTTTTGCAGCTCAGGAGGAGCTTTTAGCTCAGGGAGATGAGGAAGCCAACCACACAGATGAAGACTTCTTAAATGCCCTGGAGATTGGTATGCCACCTACAGGCGGTATTGGATTTGGCATTGACAGAATGGTTATGCTGCTGACAGACTCCGCTGCCATTAGAGATGTTTTGCTGTTCCCGACAATGAAGTCCTTAGACAAAAAAGAGACATCAAAAGTCTCCGAAGATGTGGCTGCTCCGGTAAGCGAGGAGACAGCAGAAGGCGCACCGATCACCACCGTGCTTCCGGATCTTTCCAAGATCAAGATCGAGCCGCTGTTTGAGGATATGGTGGATTTTGAGACTTTTGCAAAGTCCGATTTCCGTGTAGTGAAGATCGAAGCCTGCGAGGCAGTGCCGAAGTCTAAGAAGCTTTTGAAGTTCACATTAAATGACGGAACCGACCGGAAACGCACCATTTTAAGCGGTATTCACGAGTATTACGAGCCGGAGGAATTGGTTGGCAAGACCTGCGTAGCGATCACCAATCTGCCGCCTAGAAAGATGATGGGCATTGATTCTGAGGGAATGCTGATTTCTGCTGTGTATGAAAATGACGGCAGAGAAGGCTTAAATCTGCTGATGCTGGATAGTGGGATTCCGGCGGGAGCGAAGCTGTATTAAGATACAGAAAAAGTAATGGAAAATTAAAGTAAGCAGTTGGGCGTAAACGTTGGTTTTACGCCCAATTTACGCCCCAATAATGAAAAAATATAAAACAGGCATCTGATGAAGCAATTTGTCAGGTGTCTGTTTTTATTACCAAGTATGGAAAAAACGCGCCAGTGACGCGTTTTTTGCTGTACTGGTATGAATGGGAAAGGGGAAGAGCCATATAAAAATCTACGATAAAGGGAAATATTCAGGAATGATACAAAATTGTGTGTTTAAGGTTTTGATAAAAGCTATGAGAGCATTTTTCTGTTCTTCAGTCAGTTGATAGAGCGAAGACAGCAGCGGGTCGCCAAATAGTCTGGCAGTGCTTTCTTCGTCAAAAAAAT
The window above is part of the Lachnoclostridium edouardi genome. Proteins encoded here:
- the lysS gene encoding lysine--tRNA ligase, which translates into the protein MAGEQKQTVAQEQDLNHLLKVRREKLAELQAAGKDPFQITKYDVTAHSADIREQYSQWEGKEVSIAGRMMSKRVMGKASFCNIQDLKGNIQSYVARDSIGEEEYKEFKKMDIGDIVGLKGTVFTTKTGEISIHATSVVLLSKSLQILPEKFHGLTNTDIRYRQRYVDLIMNADVKETFIKRSKIISSIRSYLGSQGFMEVETPMLVANAGGAAARPFETHFNALDEDLKMRISLELYLKRLIVGGLEKVYEIGRVFRNEGLDTRHNPEFTLMELYQAYTDYNGMMDLTENLYRHVAKEVLGTTKIVYNGIEMDLGKPFERITMVDAVKKYAGVDFNQIKTEEEAKALAKEKGIQFEDRHKKGDILNLFFEEYAEEHLLQPTFVMDHPVEISPLTKKKPENPEYTERFEFFMNGWEMANAYSELNDPIDQRERFAAQEELLAQGDEEANHTDEDFLNALEIGMPPTGGIGFGIDRMVMLLTDSAAIRDVLLFPTMKSLDKKETSKVSEDVAAPVSEETAEGAPITTVLPDLSKIKIEPLFEDMVDFETFAKSDFRVVKIEACEAVPKSKKLLKFTLNDGTDRKRTILSGIHEYYEPEELVGKTCVAITNLPPRKMMGIDSEGMLISAVYENDGREGLNLLMLDSGIPAGAKLY
- the greA gene encoding transcription elongation factor GreA, with protein sequence MAEKKNILTYAGLKQYEDELQNLKVFKRKEVAQKIKEAREQGDLSENAEYDAAKDEQREIEARIEELEKLLKNAEVVVEEEIDLDKINIGCKVKVFDFEFDEEMEFFIVGSTEANSLQNKISNESPVGQALIGKKAGDVVDVETQMGTIQYKILEIQRV